TCTGGTAATGCCATATGTTGTTTCCTAATTGTTAATTAAACAATAATTCAAGCTCAAATACATTGCCATAGCTGAGGCATTTTTTTTAATAATTAGTTTATTTATTTTTGGTTAATTATTTACTGAATTCCTAGGCTTTTTTGTGTTTGTTAATTTTAGATACCAATTTAGATTAGCCCAAAACTATTAGGTGTCTTTTAAAAAATTACCTAAAAAGTTCAATCTTCAAGATCTTCATATTAGATAGCTTTTGACTTGCATAATATGGAATGCTTATTTAATCTATTGAAAATTTTAATTTGTGTAATTTTTAATAAAATATAATCAGCTCAGATAAATTCTAAATTATATTAAATTTTGAATTGATAAAATATCATGATCAAAAGGGTTTTAACTATCTTTATCTTAACTTTTTTTCTTGTATTTAGTATTCCAGTTTACTCATTAGATACTTCTTCTAAAAATCTTGAGAAGTATACTAATAAGATTTCTAATAAATTCACTAGAACTTACTGCAACACTTCCAAATTTGGTATCTCTTATGAAGGTGCTTTGGCATTCGCTATTGGAGAAACTAACAAGGAATTTAAAAATAATAAACTCAATAAATTGATAGATTATTCGCAACTAAAAGATTCAATAGTTAATGGTTTAGAAAATAATTGCGATGTTTATGATTTTCCTATTAGTAGTTTAGAAAAATTAAAATTTGATTAGATATATCGAAATTATTAAAGTATTATTTTCTCCCTATCCAATCACTAGGCTTATCAAGCATCCACTCAAAAACACCCTTAGCATCAAGGTTTTTAGATGCATAAATAAACATTATTGGAAATAATAAAATTACGACTCCAATCACGGATAATTCTAATTTACCAATCCCCATCTCTTTGATTGTTAACGCGAAATAATTCATCATTACTTTTATAGAATTAAAGTTTATTTAGTACTTAATTTATAAAAAATTATTTACGCTTTCTTTTTTTGATAAAAATTCTTAATTGTTTATAGTGAAATTTATTTGTATAAAGTACCTATTTTATTGATGCATACTTTCTAAGTAATTTAAATATTATAGATGATTATTATTCATTAGCTATGAATCATGAAATTATAATTTTAAGTCCTCTTTTTATAGTAATAATTGGATTTATAGTTTTTTCAATTTTGAAGAAAAGGAAGAGATCAGCTAAAAGTATTTATAAACTAATTGATGATTTAGAAAAAAAATACATCTATTAATAATTTATTTTTAAAAGTAAATATGATTAATCAAATTCTATACCAACTTCTTCTTTTAAATCCCTTTCTAAATCTGGAAGATGCGGTTCAACCCAATGATCGTTGTTATCAATACCAGCTGCATTTACATAGTTCATGATGTGTTGATCTACTTGCTTATAAAGATCATGCAAATTTAAATCCATGCGAATGTCATGTGCAATTTCAGAGACTTGTTTTTCTGTTAAACAATGATTTGGATGAAGTAAATCACAGCATGGAATTCTCTTTTCAATCAATTCATTTAAATTGATTTTTATTTCGTAATCTTGATGAACAGTCATAGATTTTAAGAGTTTATTATGATTCTAATTATGGTTACAGATTTGTATATCTTTAAGTTAAGAAACGAAGTTCTTTAAAGTGATTTTAAATAAATAGATCTTCCAAATCTTTATATATCATCGTTTCCCTTGGTGTTTTCTAAAGGAGTACGATCATCCTTTGAAAGTTTCTTTTTAGAATTAAAGGAAAGATATCCCATAGCTACAGATAGTAATGTTGTCGGAATGATTATTAGTATTTTATTGACTTATTATGAATATAGTGCAACACTATTTACAGATAAGTGCTGAACTTTATTCGTTATCAATGCCTACAAAGAAAAAAAGAGTTGGTTTTATTCCAAGAGAAGATGTTATGAAAATAATCCATAAACTTAGCATAGAGAATAATTTAAGTAATTCAAAAATAATCAGTATTTTAGTAGAGGAAGCACTCGCTGTAAGAGGTATATTTAACAAAAAAACAGGAAAGTCAATTCGTTTATATCAAGACATTAAAGATGATTCACAAAACTTATCTGAAGATTCTTCTGATTTTAAATATATTAAGAGATCCACAATTAATACTAATTCAGGAAATTATAAACATTCTGATAATACAAACCTTTTAAAACAGATAAATCAGGAGAATTTTGATTTACAAACCTATAAAAAGTTTATATCATTTCTTAAATTTCAGGAAATTATGGATGAATTTAATAGTTGCTAGGTGTTGTAAAGTACAGCACTGTGTGATAAATTTAATATGAATTTATTTGTGGCGATTTACTTGTTAAAAATTATTTATACTCATTTCAAAGTTATGAAATCAATTAATCCATAAAATTATTTATTTATTATGAATTCATCATCCCCAATTTTGTCTATAAATCTTTTGCCTCCGGAAAAGTTATATTGCAACTTTAGTTATTGGAGCTCTTTGTTTTCTCAGGATATGCAGATTTTATGGGATAGAGCGCATGGGGTTCCTCTAGAAAAACTCCCCAAAGGGGTTTCTGATATGATTTTTCCGTATTTACTGCTAGCACTTTCAGACTATAAGAGTTCTCAACTAAATAAAATGAATGGAGTAGGGTTAGATAATCTTTTAAACCTATGGTTCGATAAGTACTTTTTGAACAAAAAGGGGTATTTCGAACTAATTAATAAATAATTTATTCATAATTTATTTTTAAAATCTTTTTGGATTGATATCAAGAATTTGTTGCAAATAAAAACCTATTAAGATCTTCTATGCGAATTGGCACAAAAATAATCACTGAGTTTAATCTTAAATCTATTATTTTGGTTTTTCAT
This window of the Prochlorococcus sp. MIT 1314 genome carries:
- a CDS encoding RNA-binding protein, which produces MIKRVLTIFILTFFLVFSIPVYSLDTSSKNLEKYTNKISNKFTRTYCNTSKFGISYEGALAFAIGETNKEFKNNKLNKLIDYSQLKDSIVNGLENNCDVYDFPISSLEKLKFD